DNA sequence from the Colletotrichum higginsianum IMI 349063 chromosome 10, whole genome shotgun sequence genome:
GCCCGCATGGATTCCAGGAGTGGTCGAATCAGAGACCCGTGTGTATTCCGGTTTTGGCAGAATGAGGGCACCGGGGTAGCACGGAGGTTTGAAGGTCGGTCCATCATCCATGGATGATGGGGGGGCATCCACTTCGGAGGTTTGGCACGGGGATTTGAAGGCCCGGACTGATGAAATGGGGTTTCGGGCTTATTTGTTTCCGAATCTAAAGCCATTCACGAGACTACCCCTTAGTGAGAAAGGGAACAGACACCAAGCGATACGGCTGATTGAACGAGCCCAAATGAATTGTTTCTCGCGGCGTTTTCGTCTCGGAGCCCACGTCATGTGGTGGGTTGACAAGGCCCAAGTGGATCTGCGATGCTCAAAAGACAGAATAGGCAAGTCATCACTTTTACATCTCGAAACGAGACACTCAGTCTCGCCTCACAACGGTTGTCTCTCCAGCGTACCTTGCCATCCAGTCAAAGACAGTCTGATGCCAGAGGATCGAGTTCTCCGGGTTCAGCACCCAGTGACATTCGTCACTAAAAGTCAGAAAACGGCTCTTGACCCCCTGGCACTGCAGCGTGTTGAACGCGGCGATGCCCTCCGTTATGGGACACCTGTAGTCCTTCTCGCTGTGGATCACgagcgtcggcggcgcgtgCCTCCAATTCCGGAGGAGCTCCGGCCGCGCCGGGTTCCAccgctcgagctcctcggcgttTCTCCAGATAAATGGCGGGCCGCCAAAGTCGGGTCCACCATCAACGAGGTCGCTCTGGATCATGAAGGCGGGGAGGTTGAAGATGCCGTCGTGCCAGATGGCGCAGGAGAAGCGGCGAATTAGGTCGTGACCCATCATCCACGAGATCATGTAACCGCCGTacgaggcgccggcgacgatggcccGGGCGTGGTCGAGGTAGGGAACCTGCTGGAGGTGGTCCATCAGTGCGACGAGGTCTTGGTACGGCGCGCCGCCCCAGGACCGGTAGATGCGGGCCGTGAAGTCGGAGCCGTATCCGGTGCTGCCGGCGATGTTGGGGGCGATGAGGACGTAGCCCTTTTGGGCCCAAAGGGCCATGTTCCACTGTGGGAGGCACGAGTCAGTCAGGAGGAGAGCGAGGGGTGGACAATGGACCGGCTTACCCTGGTTGACCACGAGTCCAACCAAGAGGCTTCTGGCCCGCCGTGAGGCAAGAGAATCCAGGGGTacttcttcgtcttgtcAAAGTTGGATGGCTTGATGATGAAGGagtggacgacggcgtcatctGCACCTTCATACCAAAACTCGGAAATCATGCTATGGGACAATCCGTACTTGGCGCCGTGTCTGGTGGCCGACGAGACCACCCTTGGTGCCGTGTTCAGCGAGACATCTATGACCTGCCACAAGCTGCTGTCTACGATGCTGTTGCTCGTCACGAGAACCTTGTCATGACTGCCCTCCTTTAGGGGGTAAACAGCCGTGACAACGCCAGTCTGCACGAGTGGCGacgcctcggcgccgtgccTCAGCTCAAGATGCGACAACTTGACCCGTCCGCAGTCCTCGGTTAATAAAAAGATGGCGTCCGAGCTTCCCGCAAACTCGAAGCCCCGCGGAGGCAGACGCGGGCCTTTGCCAAAGACCATCTTGTGCACATCGTACGCGCCAAAAGAGGCGGTGTACCCGATGTACAGCCTGGCATCGGCGAAGGTGCTATAGGACGCATGCAAAAAGGCGATCTTGGAGCCGTCGGGTGAGCAGCGCACGTTGGTATAGTAAGCCTTTGACTCGGAGATTCCCATGACGATGGGCCGCGGcttgacgtcggcggcggcagcaaagGAGCGGAGGGGAACGTAGTAGACGTGCGAGATGCCGACCTGTTCTGGCGAGAGACCTGTGTCCTCGGCGATGAACGCGATACCCTTTTCGCTGATGTCGAAGCTGGCGGCCGGATCGGCCACATCGTACATGCCCCAGGGGGCCTCGAGGCTGGTGTCCTTGATGGCGTTCTGCAGTTCCCCTGCGACCCCCCACTTGCCGTGGGCGTTGACGAGGGTCGAGTACCAGAGGGCGTGCTTGTGCGACTTGTAAAGCGTGTTCCACTGGCACATGGTGTTAGTCAGGTTCCGTCGACCTCCCAGGCAAGTGGCGA
Encoded proteins:
- a CDS encoding Prolyl oligopeptidase; the protein is MRVAEEFTPEVLLSAPRRGAAVPSPDGTLILYTQSTHSFEYKKTLNEVRVMHVETGASDQLTDDGNVHDALWMPGTASHVIYLKSGDKGTTQIWIANAADLAEEHYVAAEYDAPLSALKVKALADGSVAFVVAGLVGPDGSLFNDEAEEKTSTGRIFDDYHVRIWNTLYKSHKHALWYSTLVNAHGKWGVAGELQNAIKDTSLEAPWGMYDVADPAASFDISEKGIAFIAEDTGLSPEQVGISHVYYVPLRSFAAAADVKPRPIVMGISESKAYYTNVRCSPDGSKIAFLHASYSTFADARLYIGYTASFGAYDVHKMVFGKGPRLPPRGFEFAGSSDAIFLLTEDCGRVKLSHLELRHGAEASPLVQTGVVTAVYPLKEGSHDKVLVTSNSIVDSSLWQVIDVSLNTAPRVVSSATRHGAKYGLSHSMISEFWYEGADDAVVHSFIIKPSNFDKTKKYPWILLPHGGPEASWLDSWSTRWNMALWAQKGYVLIAPNIAGSTGYGSDFTARIYRSWGGAPYQDLVALMDHLQQVPYLDHARAIVAGASYGGYMISWMMGHDLIRRFSCAIWHDGIFNLPAFMIQSDLVDGGPDFGGPPFIWRNAEELERWNPARPELLRNWRHAPPTLVIHSEKDYRCPITEGIAAFNTLQCQGVKSRFLTFSDECHWVLNPENSILWHQTVFDWMARYAGETTVVRRD